The nucleotide window aggcatgatatatgtatatacgtatttacTTACATCACCAAAAGTTACAATAgacaattgaaataattttcccgccgtgatttttattacattactcgatcgtacaataatcaaAACGAGATTGCGTGCAGTTTTGTGCTCTAGTTTATACCAATTAGTCATATATGCCATTTCTCCAACGAGTTTACACTACCAaccaaaatcaatatttttaaactctttCAAAGAAATGGAAAGTTtgataattagattaaaaaataaattattttaaaaatagaagtcTTGAGAGTGCGTATATTTAGTTtagttaaaaatgaaattactaTACTGTTGGccattttatatgcaataacgtaaagaatattatatattttacacaataattttgattataaattaatgaaattattttgatttggATCTATATGTTACCTGTTCTGAGATAATTTCTccgatataacaaaatataaaaatattaaatcccattgataaatatacaataacataAGATGTTATTTTTGCTGCATCAAACGTTTCCCAAGcctgaaaaattgaaatatagaCTTATATCTGtcgtctaaaaataaaatatatctattttgttatatttgttctacattttaacgaaatatgatatatgtgtgatatataagaaaaatatgtttggtaataaaagtaataagcTCAAAGTATGTATAAGAACGATTATTAAGTGATAGAAAGGACGAATAAGAGCCAAAGCGCGATAAATAGGccataaatttgcaataatctTGAACATTAGCTTCCTAATTACCGCGCCTATATTATTCATGAGTAAATAGAAAAGTTATCAGTACGTCTAATGAGATATCCATTTTCTTTTGTCTTTAGCATAccataatagaataatatccAACCAAGCACATACTTATTGTGCACCCCATTAACTCCGCAAGAGAGACTTTATTCATAATACTCTCTATGCGTGATATAAAGCTAaaaacgtatacatatatgtatgttaacaACGTATACTCGAGcaaaaagcttttaaaatgtttttaataataatatactttaacaCTCTCAAGTGATGTTTTACTATAGTAGCTATTTTTTGCTTAGCTACATGATTTCCTTCCTTTGGACTGTCAAGTTCGTGCAGCCACGTATATAGCACATTTAGTTGACCACAAGCATGCATTGCGAAGACAGCAGCCAAGCTGCAACCACCGACAGTAGCGCAACTAGCTATAAACGTCGATAGGAATTGTATAACAAGAGCGATTTCGTTCACCGGACTGAATCTTATATCGATGATCTTGCTATAAATCGGACACGTCATCGGATGCATCGTGAAAGTCTCGTTGTCAACAGTGATAGTTGTAGTTTTTATTGCCTTGGCTATGCTGAACAGGAATGCACCGCCTTGCATAATCACACCGCAAATCCCTGCCATGAAACGACCGAATTTGGCATGCTGCAGCATCACATCGCGATCTTCGAGTCTTTGTACGAGTCTCCAATCAGTTTCCATATGTTGCATACAATCACGAATGTCATTGCTGCGCGTTAACAACGTCCAATAATTTACCGAGCCCATAATTCTGTGAATTAGTGGTCCAATTGCACCCAATTTTAACTTGACGTCGTTCTCTTCTAATAACACGTATAACGTACATGGTATCATTATGAGTGCTACTATAATTAAACAAGTGAAAATGTGTAATAACACAAGAATCTTCCAAACAATGCCTAACGTGTCCGTTTGCGGCCACGCACCGATTGGTTTGAGGAACCATTGATTAATTTGGAGActgtaattattgttttt belongs to Anoplolepis gracilipes chromosome 4, ASM4749672v1, whole genome shotgun sequence and includes:
- the LOC140665263 gene encoding odorant receptor 10-like, with translation MTNPKSVSENDDSKNNNYSLQINQWFLKPIGAWPQTDTLGIVWKILVLLHIFTCLIIVALIMIPCTLYVLLEENDVKLKLGAIGPLIHRIMGSVNYWTLLTRSNDIRDCMQHMETDWRLVQRLEDRDVMLQHAKFGRFMAGICGVIMQGGAFLFSIAKAIKTTTITVDNETFTMHPMTCPIYSKIIDIRFSPVNEIALVIQFLSTFIASCATVGGCSLAAVFAMHACGQLNVLYTWLHELDSPKEGNHVAKQKIATIVKHHLRVLNFISRIESIMNKVSLAELMGCTISMCLVGYYSIMAWETFDAAKITSYVIVYLSMGFNIFIFCYIGEIISEQCKLVGEMAYMTNWYKLEHKTARNLVLIIVRSSNVIKITAGKLFQLSIVTFGDVIKSSVVYLNLLRTMTM